A window of Macaca mulatta isolate MMU2019108-1 chromosome 7, T2T-MMU8v2.0, whole genome shotgun sequence genomic DNA:
GAGAACGTTCTTTAGTACTGATCAATTAGAAAAATCATCTCTTAGATTATAACCAGTCTAAAAAGTGTAACATGAATCACAACCAGAAATAATTTATCCTAGTTCTTCAATTGACAGCCTGAAGAAAATGCTAACTTATGGGGACGGTGTGGGAAatggcttcttcctctttttctttgttacacacacacacacacacacacacacacacacacacacacacacacagagacacacagttataaaatacataaagaatgaGTATTGAAAAGTATTATCCGTTGCACATCAAAATATTAAGATCCAATAcaattaaggaaataaaacaaaacatactgTTTTATGCATTCTGGTATGCCAACATATTCCATGGGGACAAGCTCTGCTAGTTCTGCCAAATTAAAGACGTATCTAATTTTTTGGCTGAATTTTGAgctatggaagaaaataaaaataattacctcCATATTTCTGACAAATACAATGGATACAATGTTTACAAGATACAAAAATTTCTTATATACaaatgtaagaattttttttaaaaaactcatgtCATTTTGAATGTTCAAAACACAAAAAGATGATAAATGTCTGAGGTGATGTATGTGCTAATCACCCTGgtttgatcattatacaatgtatacacatatcaaaatatagctctgtatcccataaatatgtatagttaTTATGtgttaactaaaaataaatgaaaaaaaagttaaaataaaattaaagtcaaTGGCTCTCAAAAATTACCTAATAAATGGTCTTGTAACAGCCAGAAGTGTTCTGATAAACCAAGAAGGATGTACAATGATTAGGGATTTTAGATTTTTCCGTAACCTGGagttaataaaaaaacaaaacaaaacaaaaaaacacacatacacaaagaaaattaaaaatctctaTAAATTCTAATGCTAAAAGTCAAGACATCAATAAATATGTGCAACTTTATACAAAATAATAGTTGAAAAATCTCACCCAGGAGTTTTCATTTAGGTATGATACCCCTGTAGACAAGAAAAAGGATTCTTGAATTCTGATGGTCCCTCCTACTGCTATGAAATGAACTTTACTTTATTTGGCCAAATTTATGTCCATAGTATAGCCTGTTATTAAATGTCTCCTAGCATACACATTCACTTGTCTTCAGGACTCTGTCAACCAGGGAAAGAGGCCATCCTGAATGTAAAAGTAAACTATCCTCATTTTCCAAGACTAGGGAGAACTTGGTGCTAAGTTCTTCAAAATCACGAAAAGCACTGTGCAGGCAGAGAAGTGTGAGTGGAGAAGATGACCACAGGAACAAAAACAAATCAGATCTAACTCCTATTCTCAAGGAATTTAAAGTTTTGATTAAATATTAAAGGTATTATCCTAGagctcttctttttaaatgactaaataCAAACTTATTGTATTATGCATATTTCACACATAAAGTGAGATACATATATAATCACAAGAGCTAGCCAATGTCAAATTTAGACTTGATTTAAATTAGCCATGGCAAGATCAAACCAATTGGAAGATCACATTCCTTCCATTAAGTACTAATGACTAACTCCCAAGACAATATGCTTCAAAAGCTTGTTCCAAAGAAAGACTTTTACAACTAAACAAGCATCATTAAGAAACATAAAGACTGAGCactgtgtctcatgcctgtaatcctagcactttgggaggtcgaggcaggtggatcgcattagtccaggagttcgagaaccagcctgggcaacatgcggaaacactgtctccacaaaaaatacaaaaattagctgggtgtggtggcacaagcctgtagtcccagctacctgggaggctgaggtgggagaatcacctgagcctggaaggtcgccgctacagtgagcagagattgcactactgcactccagcctaggtgacagagtgagaccctgtctcaaaacaaaacaaaaacaaaaacataaaacatccTAAGCACTATAAATTAGGCAAACCTCAGAATGTAATAAAATAGGAAACACACTACATTCTCCATCCTTTCCCAAGATGTAAATAGTAGGAAAGTGTTCAATGGGGAGAAAATTGCACCTTATAAATAAGGAGAAAGTGTTCAATTTCTCCTTATAAATAAGGAGAAATATAGAGCTACTTTGTAAGTTAGAAGAATTAAGGTTATTCtttatagaaaaatcaaaattgattTCCCTCACAATATTCTAAAATGCTATCTTTAGAAAATAGAAACCTGCcatgaaattaataaataaaatttaaaaaataaatggtgttttaaaatagcaactgaaggccgggtgtggtggctcatgcctgtaatcccagcactttgggaggccgaggcaggaggatcacctgaggtcaggcgttcgagaccagcctgaccaacatggagaaaccccatctctactaaaaatacaaaattagctgggcgtggtggtgcatgtctgtaatcccagctacttgggaggctgaggcaggagaatcgcttgaacctggcaggcagaggttgcagtgaaccaagatggtgccattgcactccagcctgggcaacaagagtgaaactccgtctcaaaaaaaaaaaaaaaaaaaaaggcaacagaaaacaaagtttGATCTACTAAAGCCATTATAAAAATTTATCAGACTAGCTTTCAACTTGTATGTGTATTACCTTCTATCAATTTGCTGATAACATTTCCTGAGCCATCCCAGACTGGGCATTTTTCTTCGAGTTGTTGCACCATTTAAATAAACTATCATGTAGTTTTCTGCTACTAATAGCTCCAAAGTGCCAATAACATATCtgtaaaaaacaaattaagtttAAGCCTTAAAAATCACTGTGCATAACTGAACTAGGTTCTCTAAATTATACAATTATACAATTCCCTCCTCTCTCCTACAATGAAAATGCTCAAACTGCATTAGCttgtattatgattattttaaaaagttattttttagagatgtaTACTGAAATGTTTCTAGATGATTTGCttctgggatttgctttaaaattatatactgGGGGTTAGAAGTGGgaacaaaatataaatagataattGTTGAAGTGACTGATACATGAAGATCTGATATACTTCTCTTTAGCCCTGTGTATGTTTGAAACTTTCCACAATACGGTTTTTAAAAACACCACTAACCTGACAAATAGAATGACCTTGTGGAAAAAGAACTGATTCGGCTTAGTTATATTGGCCTTCTAGGGGTAAATGTAATTTAGCCACATGATTTTGAGAGAAAAATCACTTCTTTACACTTAATGTGCctgcaaatgtaaaataaaacagttgGGACAGGtaaggcatggtggcttacttgagcccaggagtttgagatcaaccctggcaacacagtgagaccctgtctctaccaaaaattaaaaagtcagcaggatgtggtgacatgtgcctgtagtcctagccactagggagactgaggtaggacgATGGCTTGAGCCCgtgaggccaaggctgcagggagccgtagttgtaccactgcactccagcctgggtgacagagtgaaactccaactcaaaacaaaacaaaaccaagttgGAACAAATAATCTGAGATATATTTCCCCgttttaaaatgacaatttttcTCTTGAATTGGAAAACTATTGTTTCATCATATCGAAGAATAAGGACTCATCTAGTCCTGTATCTAGTAACAAATACTTTTACTTTAACCTTCATTCTGTTGTTCACAAACTTGCACTTGAAAAGATAcgggatatttatttttctgagacagggtcttactctgtcactcaggctagagtgcagtggcaaaatcacagttcactgcaactttgacctcatgggctcaggtgatactcccacctcagcctcctgagtaggtggggcTACAGGCccatactaccatgcctggctaattttttgattgtGTAGACAAAGGGCtttgtcatgttgcctaggctggtctccagctcctggactcaagtgatctgcccatctcagtctcccaaagaactgggatatttataatttttacaaaggTTAAGTTTCTTAAGGTGTAGATCTAATTAGCTCAAAATTCTGTCCAAatgtttttgttaaatatatacttaCTTAAAGAGATTGTCCATCAGGTATCTATAGTTAGGTTGACTACTTTCAGGCATGAAACAGACAGCAAACACAACAATGGCATTTAATCCATCCCCATAATATcctaaaaaagaaaccaaagacaGTATCACCGCATGATTTTACTCTTACGCATTTTTAGAAGACATCTGTATGATTGGTAAATTATAAATAAGAGTTTACTTTTCACAAACTTCTGTATTAAATGTATGTTTTGTAAATCTTATATGGTCTTATAtagaattttaatttcttcttcccaAAAAGAGaacagtaaaatttaaaaaggtcgGTGGTcacaaaaaagaaccaaaaaaaaacccaagaccaCTTAAATTAGCATATTTAAAAAGCCAGCCCTATGTTATCAAGTAGACAAATATAGTGATATAACCCAATACAATACAGACACAATACAGCATCtgcaatgtatttttatttatttatattatgctTATGGTTAAAGTgggtgtagttttttttttttttagatggagtctcgttctgttgcccaggctggagtgcagtggtgtgatcttggcttactgcaacctctgcctcctgggttcacgcgattctcctgcctcagcctcccaagtagctgggattacgggtgcacgcccccctgcccggctaattttttgtgtatttttagtatagacggtgtttcactacattggccagactggtctcgaactcctgacctcgtgatttgcctcccaaagggctgggattacaggcgtgagccaccgttcccggcaAAGTtggtgctttttaatttttaaatttttttttaaagatagtatcttgctctgttgcccaggatggagtgcagtggcacaatcacagctcatgcaaccttgaacttctgggctcaagggatcttcccacttcacagcatccagaggagctggggatacagcacacacaaacacacctggctaactttttaaacatttttttgtagagatagggtttcactgtgttgctcaaaCTGGTCgtgaactcttggccttaagtaaTGCTcctcctttggcctcccaaagcgctgggcaTAAGCCACATCACCAGAGCCATAAgtgagtgatttttaaaaggtaagttttatatttcaaaatgctaGCATTTTGTAGAATTTAGGACATTAAAACTAAATTAGGTCGGGCGCGGCAGCTCATGcttgtaaatccagcactttcggaggccgaggtgggcagatcacttgaggccaggagttttgagaccagcctggccaacacggtgaaaccccgtctctactaaaaatataaaaaattagctgggtgtggtgtgcatctgtagtcccagttactcaggaggctgaggcaccagaatcactcgaacctgggaggcggaggctgcagtgagccaagactgtaccactgcattccagcccgggcaacagagcaagacttgggtctcaaaaaaaaaaaagaaaaccaaaaactaaatTACATCTCTGACATAATTTTCAGTAATGGAAAACAGCGCTAAAATACCTATGTTTCAACTGCTTTCTTTAGATATTAAGCCCATATTTAGTAGCAAATACTTCTGCTTTAACCttcatttctattgtttacaaatttgcatttgaaaagaTTTGAACATTTCAAGAACATCAGAATCTTCACTACCTTTCTTAATCACTCAGTCACAAAATATATTAAGTGTGATAATGCAGTAAGATAAGGTGGTCTTATTTTCCCCTATAAAAAAGTGCTATTTCTGAAAGAGATTGAAGCCATAAATCAGGCCTTATAATTTGATTCCAGTGAACTAGCTGAATAATATACGTCTGTGGACTTCCTGATCCAGATTATGccattttcttcatctgagtATGATTAAATTAGGCAGAAGAATGCAACTACAAATATTCATGTGATTTGCTTTCAGATGAATGAAGACTGTAGAAATAAGCAGGGGAATGCATCTGGCATTAAAGTAAGTGGTAAATTAAGTGGAAATGACTCCGAAAAAAAATCAATCTGCTTGACCCATGTGCCACTCTGTCCTGTGTTAGGAGGATTTAAGGTAGTGTGACATGCTCTACAGTGAGTTGTGTTCTGACTTGCCACTAACATTCTAGCACTATTTACAATGTGCCTAGGTAAACTTCTATATATGGTACTGTTAGATTCACAGGATTTGTAACTTAAACTTTTATAGCTTTTCCTGTTTCTTAAGGGAAGGGACTTAAGCCTTGTATTTTTGTATATCCCATAAGTATGGAAAGTGGGTACTCTATAAAAATGTGGAGTGAATGAgctctctattaaaaaataatttgggctgggcgctgtggctcatgcctgtaatccaggcaatttgggaggctgaggcgggtggatcacaaggtcaggagttcaagaccggcctggccaatatggtgaaaccccatctctactaaaaatacaaaaattagccgggcatggtggtgcgtgcctgtagtcccacctacttggcaggctgaggctggtgtattgcttgagcctaggaggcagaggttgcagtgagccaagattgcgccactgcactccagcctgggtgacagagcgagactccgtctcaaaaaacaaaacaaaacaaaaaaattaaaaaaaggaaaaaaaaaatttgttcagGATTTTAAGGCACATTAAGAGTTAAGGTTAAAAAGTCTAAgttttagggctgggcacaggggctcaagcctgtaatcctagcactttgggaggctgaggtgggcaaatcatgaggtcaggtgatcaagaccatactggctaatacggtgaaacactttctctactaaaaatataaaaaattagctcgggtggtggcatacgcctgtaatcccaactactcgggaggctgaagcaggagaatcccttgaaccagggaggcagaagttgtagcgagctaagatcacgccaccgcactccagcctgggtgatgagcaagagtccatctcaaaaacaaaaaaaaagtccaagttTTACTTATATCCATAAATGACTTCTAAAAGAATGCTCAAAGCGGTTTTGTTTATAATAGCCCAAGCTGGAAACAACTCACAtgcacatcaaaaaaaaaaagaatggataagcaaattaTGGTTTATCCATGCAATGGAAAACTACTCCCCAATAAGAAGGAATGTAATGTGGATACATCAACGACATGGATGAATCTCCAAAACTTCATactgaaaagtaaacaaaagagtGTACAGGATGATTTCAGTTACTAcatatgaaattctagaacagGTAAAACTAATCAGGCGGTAGATATGACAGTGGCTACCAAGGTGAGGATTCACTGGGCAGGGGTATTAAAGAATTATTCTGGgacaatgaaaatgttctatatgttTAGGGGTGTGGGTTATATATATGGGAATATACAGTTATATgggcatttgtcaaaactcattgaattgtacacttaagatCAGGGCATTTCACTGTTTATAAATTATGGAGAAAGTACAGTCCCAGTTTTGGGTAGCCTAGAGacagctaaaaaaaaatttctttttaaaattttgagacagggtcaaaaaacaaaaaacaaaacaaaacaaaacaaaaaactggagtgcagtggcatgatcacggctcactgaagcctcaacttcccaagctcgagctctctctcctcccaccccagcctcctaagtagctgagactacaggcgtacaccaccattcctggcttttttttttttttttttttttggtggagacaaggtctatgttgcccaggctggtcttaaaccccggggctcaagtaatcctcctgcctcagcctcccaaattgctgggattacagacctgagccaccatgcccaacctgacAGTTTTCACTACAAattcttttgtactttttcaaCTTAGTGTAGgtatataatcatttttaaatggtacttttggctgggcgcagtggctcacgcctgtaatcccagcactttgggaggctgaggcgggtggatcacaaagtcaggagatcaagaccagcctggctaacacggtgaaaactcgcctctactaaaaatacaaaaaaattagctgggcttggtggtgggcacctgtagtcccagctacgcgggaggctgaggcaggagaatggtgtgaacccaggaggcggagcttgcagtgagccaagatcacgccattgcactccagcctgggccacagagcgagactccatctcaaaagcaaaaagagaaaaaaatggtacttttcttcttttacttcaaACCTATCATGTTTCTAAAATGATATGATAAATGCTTATTATTCTTTCAAAATTACGTAATATCTCTAGGCAGAGTTTCTAAAACTATTGAGAATTCTGATACCACattaaacaatttgaaaaatgttCAGTAACTCTTACCCCCATGGCTGATAACTTTTTTATAGGGTTCAATTGCCTTCATATCAACTCTGTGGTCCTGTTCTCCAATCCTGAACATACGCCAGCGTCGTCCatcttctttttcctctgctgCTGTATATTCAGCAATTGAGCCTTTCCTAATTACTTCAGTAGTCTTGGGTTTTGGAAGATCAtctgtcaaaataaaaagtttttcaaTCACCAATTGTTacacaataaaaatcaaattatacgTTAACCACTTTACTATCTAGATTTTACAGAGAATTTTCATTATACCATCTGTGCAATTTTAAATATCTCTTCCATAATGCAGGAAAAGGCTTATTCTTAACATGAGGCCATTTTATGTCTTTGGAAATCATGGTTAACTTTTTTTATTGCCCAATTTAGCAAAAACCACCTAATCATAGTGGTTTATATCATATATCCACAAGTtcagaaaatataattcataGAGTCATCAAAATCTTAGTACATGTGCCTTACAATGCCTTTCCAGATTCAACTTGTGACAATATTCTCCCTGGCAGTTATGACTATAGGTTACTTCAAGTAGCTATCTGGGAgccaattttgttgttgttgagcaCATAAATTAACTGTAATACCAGATAGGAAGTGGTTAACTACTCAGTGATCACTTCTCATTTGATCAGTTTTATAAAGCAGAaatgtatgtataatattttgaagtatacatGCAGAAGTCTATTTAAATTAGCATTAGCCAAAGCATAAGCACCAATGATTAAGTGTAATTTATGTTTTGAGATTGCAGTTTAGCTGATTTTTAATGTagtaataattttcaaaatttcagtaTTATAGTCCTTACCAAAagatggggggagggggaaacCTACTGTATGTTAGTTGTTTCCAAGACAAAGCTGTTAACGGAAAATATCCTTCCAGGAAATGACTACAGCAGCattaaagaaagaagagacaaaacACATAGGCACAAAACTATTTCAGTAACTTTATAAAGTATTGCTTATTACTGGACTGTTTATTGAACCAGTaaaacagggaagaaaaaagaaaccaaaaatataGCACATCACACTTTATTACAGTATAATACTGAATGCTAAacattactttgaaaaaaaatcattttcaagatgaaaaaacataaaaattataacaactATATATAAGATACTGTAAACAATTTTCTAATTAAAGAAAGCATGCAAAGTAAAACACAGCACAATTCCTTTGAATTACAAATAACAAGGAATACTAGGTTTGGGGGCTAAAAGTATACATTAATTTAAGTTGGTTATTTCACAAAGTAGAGCAATGTCAGGCAAGCCTACTTAAAAAGCCAAAGGCAAACGCCTCCTTTCAGAACTCCCTTCCCACAAACTGTTCACTATATGTCTCTTCCAAAGTTTCTTACTTGATTGACTGAAAGAGAGCATGCCATAAttatcaagaaatatttttgaaacaactATGAAAAAACATGACAGCGCTGGGCAAATAAGAAGTGAAAAAAGCCACTGGTGTAATCTACCATATACAGAGTTTTGAAGTCCTTGAGAATATTCAAGTGTTAGCAGAATTTTGTATCTTAGTAACAAATATATGAACTTTAGAAAGAATGACATATTTCAAACAAAATCccttaatacattaaaaaagatCAGATTAAAAGCAGTGAAACATTTACCTTCCCACTCAAACTCAttactattctctgatggtgtGTCTAAGCCATCTAAGTCAATCTCCCCACTTTCATCCAAATCATCTGACAATACAGAGCCATCACT
This region includes:
- the BNIP2 gene encoding BCL2/adenovirus E1B 19 kDa protein-interacting protein 2 isoform X1; translated protein: MEGVELKEEWQDEDFPIPLPEDDSIEADILAITGPEDQPGSLEVNGNKVRKKLMAPDISLTLDPSDGSVLSDDLDESGEIDLDGLDTPSENSNEFEWEDDLPKPKTTEVIRKGSIAEYTAAEEKEDGRRWRMFRIGEQDHRVDMKAIEPYKKVISHGGYYGDGLNAIVVFAVCFMPESSQPNYRYLMDNLFKYVIGTLELLVAENYMIVYLNGATTRRKMPSLGWLRKCYQQIDRRLRKNLKSLIIVHPSWFIRTLLAVTRPFISSKFSQKIRYVFNLAELAELVPMEYVGIPECIKQYEEEKFKKKQKRVDQELNGKQDEPKSEQ
- the BNIP2 gene encoding BCL2/adenovirus E1B 19 kDa protein-interacting protein 2 isoform X2; protein product: MEGVELKEEWQDEDFPIPLPEDDSIEADILAITGPEDQPGSLEVNGNKVRKKLMAPDISLTLDPSDGSVLSDDLDESGEIDLDGLDTPSENSNEFEWEDDLPKPKTTEVIRKGSIAEYTAAEEKEDGRRWRMFRIGEQDHRVDMKAIEPYKKVISHGGYYGDGLNAIVVFAVCFMPESSQPNYRYLMDNLFKYVIGTLELLVAENYMIVYLNGATTRRKMPSLGWLRKCYQQIDRRLRKNLKSLIIVHPSWFIRTLLAVTRPFISSKFSQKIRYVFNLAELAELVPMEYVGIPECIKQVDQELNGKQDEPKSEQ